Proteins encoded in a region of the Isosphaeraceae bacterium EP7 genome:
- the thiC gene encoding phosphomethylpyrimidine synthase ThiC — translation MTQIESARLGRITPEMEAVAAREDLSPELVCAEVARGRMVIPANINHLARGLEPMGIGIAAKCKINANIGNSAVTSDIANELAKLKMAVDLGSDTVMDLSTGGNIDAIRDAIIGASKVPVGTVPIYQAIQGIKKVEDLTEQNLLDMVEHQAKQGVDYMTLHAGVLRDHIPLTAHRVTGIVSRGGALMGQWMISHKKENPIYTRFDDFCDIMKQYDVTWSLGDGLRPGSIADASDAAQFAELKTLGELTLRARARGCQVMVEGPGHLPLDHIAMNMQKQAVECDEAPFYVLGPLVTDIAPGYDHITSAIGAAMAGWHGASMLCYVTPKEHLGLPEVEDVRQGVVAYKIAAHAADLARHRKGARDRDDALSRARYSFDWKEQFRLSLDPETAQRMHDETLPQEAFKSAAFCSMCGPKFCSMRITEDLRKYAAEASSLVVLEPVAAGR, via the coding sequence ATGACCCAGATCGAATCCGCGAGGCTTGGCCGGATCACCCCCGAGATGGAGGCCGTCGCCGCCCGCGAAGACCTGAGCCCCGAGTTGGTTTGCGCCGAGGTCGCTCGCGGACGGATGGTCATCCCCGCCAACATCAACCACCTGGCACGCGGGCTCGAGCCGATGGGCATCGGCATCGCCGCCAAGTGCAAGATCAACGCTAATATCGGCAACTCGGCCGTCACCAGCGACATCGCCAACGAGCTGGCCAAGCTCAAGATGGCCGTCGACCTCGGCTCAGACACCGTCATGGACCTGTCCACCGGCGGCAACATCGACGCCATCCGCGACGCCATCATCGGCGCCAGCAAGGTCCCCGTCGGCACCGTCCCGATCTACCAGGCCATTCAGGGGATCAAGAAAGTCGAGGACCTCACCGAGCAGAACCTCCTCGACATGGTCGAGCACCAGGCCAAGCAGGGGGTCGACTACATGACCCTCCACGCCGGCGTCTTGCGCGACCACATCCCCCTGACCGCCCACCGTGTCACCGGCATCGTCTCCAGGGGTGGGGCCTTGATGGGCCAGTGGATGATCTCGCACAAGAAAGAGAACCCGATCTACACCCGGTTCGACGACTTCTGCGACATCATGAAGCAGTACGACGTCACCTGGAGCCTGGGAGACGGCCTCCGTCCCGGCTCGATCGCCGACGCCTCCGACGCCGCCCAGTTCGCTGAGCTCAAGACCCTGGGCGAGCTGACCCTGCGTGCCCGCGCCCGCGGCTGTCAGGTGATGGTGGAAGGCCCCGGCCACCTGCCGCTCGACCACATCGCCATGAACATGCAGAAGCAGGCCGTCGAGTGCGACGAGGCCCCCTTCTACGTGCTGGGACCGCTGGTCACCGACATCGCCCCCGGCTACGACCACATCACCTCGGCCATCGGCGCCGCCATGGCCGGCTGGCACGGGGCCAGCATGCTCTGCTACGTGACCCCGAAGGAGCACCTGGGCCTGCCCGAGGTGGAGGACGTCCGCCAGGGGGTCGTCGCCTACAAGATCGCCGCGCACGCCGCCGACCTCGCCCGCCACCGCAAAGGCGCCCGAGACCGCGACGACGCCCTCTCAAGGGCCCGCTACTCCTTCGACTGGAAAGAGCAGTTCCGCCTCTCGCTCGACCCCGAAACCGCCCAGCGCATGCACGACGAGACCCTCCCCCAGGAGGCCTTCAAGTCGGCCGCCTTCTGCAGCATGTGCGGACCCAAGTTCTGCTCGATGAGGATCACCGAGGACCTTCGCAAATACGCCGCCGAGGCCTCCAGCCTCGTCGTCCTCGAACCCGTCGCCGCCGGCCGCTAA
- a CDS encoding DUF1571 domain-containing protein: MSEPISAWRRLAKALRIAGGALAAFSVCVVAASWYFTEPLHERVPATAETPATALPSAAVPSPEPAASRSLPEWPDQRLAGLDAKRILMDTVLAVGERLRGEAGYTAIFHKRERIKGKLGEDQVMEMKARNRPFAVYFKFLNPTPGKEVVYAEGHRDGKVLAHGVGLARFLVPRLAVAPDSPIALADSRHPVTDAGLLNLTERLIAYRKLDLIQPEAETILDRVPGPDGRDWPRSVHLHHARTPDRLFARVEILYDPETRIPLSISNYDWPAPGKGDETPLAERYAYEALNFDVTLTDLDFDPANPAYQFHR, encoded by the coding sequence ATGTCGGAACCGATCTCGGCCTGGCGCCGACTCGCCAAGGCCCTGCGGATTGCGGGGGGAGCCCTGGCGGCATTCTCCGTCTGCGTCGTCGCGGCCAGCTGGTATTTCACCGAACCGCTGCACGAGCGAGTGCCAGCGACGGCCGAAACCCCGGCCACCGCCCTGCCCTCGGCGGCCGTTCCCTCCCCCGAGCCCGCCGCTTCCCGGTCCCTGCCCGAATGGCCGGACCAACGGCTCGCGGGCCTCGACGCCAAGCGGATCCTGATGGACACGGTTCTCGCCGTGGGCGAACGGCTGCGCGGCGAGGCGGGTTATACCGCCATCTTCCACAAGCGTGAGCGGATCAAGGGCAAGCTGGGCGAGGACCAGGTGATGGAGATGAAGGCCCGGAACCGGCCGTTCGCCGTCTACTTCAAGTTCCTCAACCCGACCCCCGGCAAGGAAGTGGTCTATGCCGAGGGTCATCGAGACGGCAAGGTGCTGGCCCACGGTGTCGGCCTTGCCCGTTTCCTCGTCCCCAGGCTGGCCGTGGCGCCCGACAGCCCGATCGCGCTGGCCGACAGCCGGCACCCGGTCACCGACGCCGGCCTGCTGAACCTGACCGAACGCCTGATCGCCTACCGCAAGCTCGACCTGATCCAGCCCGAGGCCGAGACCATCCTCGACCGTGTGCCCGGCCCCGACGGCCGCGACTGGCCGCGCTCGGTCCACCTGCACCACGCGAGGACGCCCGACCGCCTGTTCGCGCGGGTCGAGATCCTGTACGACCCCGAGACCCGGATCCCGCTCTCGATCAGCAATTATGACTGGCCGGCCCCCGGCAAGGGGGACGAGACGCCGCTGGCCGAGCGGTATGCGTATGAGGCCCTGAACTTCGACGTGACGCTGACCGACCTGGACTTCGACCCGGCCAATCCGGCGTACCAGTTCCACCGCTGA